The DNA region CTATTTTAATGCAGCTTGACCAGATGGGTTTCAAATTTACCTGCAGAGGTAAGGTGCCAGATAAGGCAAGGAAAAATATGTAAGGAATATTTTAAActagatttttacttttaataaagtGATTTGCTACCACCTTTTATTAACAAGTTACACACTCTAAAGGTTTGAATGGAAATTAAAAGGCATTTCTTGTCATTTCACTTTTAAGTTccttaaagaacattttctaCTCTTTTACACTTCAGCAATTTAAGTTGGCTGTTGTCCCTcctttaattcagtgagaggcctTCTGTCTTCCCCATCACAGGGAGGGGGCGGAGCATTCTCTACAAAGCTTGGAAGCAATCTGTGCCTGGCCAGTCTTGGTGGAGGGACTGCATTTTACAAGGCTGCTGCTGACAAAAAGCTTCAAGGTAATGGCTattttaaatacagtattttttaggGACTTCTCAGGGCcctaaagaaagatgaaaaaaatgggAATGGTGGTCTTGCAGTGGGTAGAAAAGGTTGTGTGGTTTTGAAAGAACTGTTGGCATTTTGAAGGAATTAATACTTTAGAATTTCTGTAACTCCCAATGCTTTAAAAGTCCACAGTGGGAGAAGCGTGATCAGATTACAGCCTCTATATTAAGATTTCAGTGCAGTATAGCTGTTCATGCTAATTTATTGACTTGGCATTTCATGTTTATGTTGCTGGCATTATGtttctgtttgaatttttaaGCACTTATTCATTTACATAGAAAATGATGGATAAAATATTTGACAGCATGAGGACGAATACCCTTGTGAGTTGTTTGACACATAGAAAAACTATGTGTCACTTGTATatgaacataaaaaaagagaactgATATGTAGTTCCCTGAAGACACTTGtacataaatatgcatatatgtgtgtgattagaaaaaaaaacctgggagaaaataaactcccatgTTAGTCAGCATTTCTGAGTGGTCAGGTTACTAgtactataatatttttttcttcagcatCTTTAGAGCAGATTTCTCCAGGATTTTTATaatcatgaaagaaaaatgaagctgaaacaatatacccattttatttaaaacacgTAAGCATTCATAGACATATGCAGATGTGCAGACATCCTCTTTGTTTTTTGCTGATAGTGGACATTTTCCTGGACCTGATCAAGCGTGTAGCTTAGTTGCTGTGTTGGCTACAGCTTTGCATGTGTCCTATTTGGAACTCATTCTTATAGACCACAGGTATGGCTATACTCAGCAAGAaccattttttccatttcttttaaggGTGAGATGGAGAAAGGATTTGGCTTTTTTCTATAagcagctttaaaaatatatggaatGGTGTAACCATACAGTGGAATTTTATGAATCTGGAGAATAAATGTATGTAATAATTTGAAACGTCTGATAAGTAGtacaaagtgaaaaaaacaaattatagcaCAGCTTTtatcatgtgatctcacttaaaaatatgtgtatgCTACCAAATCTGGGAAAATATATCTACCACACTATTAACACTAACATTTGTGTAGTTGGAGAGACAGGGCTAGCTTTACTGGTGTctatttaaaatagtattaatatatacttatttacttGGTTGACATCAGCAGGGAAAATATTGAGATAAAATGTTGCAAATGTGAGAAAGCACATTTAAAGTAATTCATAAAAATCATGTGGAAAGTATTTATTTAGAATGATGTTCAAAATATGTTCTTAATTCAGATCTGCTgttggtttaaaaaattttatctctACATGTAAAAAATTCtggaaatagagaaaatattcataGTGGTTATTTGCAAAGTTGTGCTTTATTTTGCATATACCTctgcatttttttcaatttttaacattgaatatttttatactcaGAGACATTGTAATTGAAAATGTTATGATCCTGTTATAATCTGACAAAACAAAACCCTTGAGCTAAGAATAGAAAATTCTAGAAGCCTGGGAAGGCTTCTGGCTGGCTAAATGTAGTTCCTAGGATCCTTATGTAGCTCATAAGGATCTGATCTTGTTTGAGGCCCTGCTTATACCTCCTGGGGAGGCTGCAGTTCTGATTCTGGTCACaagatggggcttgccaggtttACTAAATTTTCTTCAGGCAGCCATTTGTATGAAAATGGCAAACAAtgcaatgaaatatatttttgcattAGTGACTAAGAGGCAGCATGTAGAGTATTATTAAAATCccagttaaaaaattatatgcccaATGAAAAGAATTGCATGCAAAGAAGGAAAAATCCAATGGTGATTGATGTGAGGATTCAAGCAAAATTTACAGCCTGGCTCATCACAGACCCTGCACAATTTGTTACTTCCTTTATTTCTTGTCCCCACCTCACACTTTTCCAGTCAGAGAGATTATCTTAACAAGAACCAAATAGCATAACTGTGCCACagagagaagttaaaaaaaaacaagaaggaaaataaacatgACATCTATATCACAGGTGACATTTCATCTCACCCCTCTGTTTCAGAATGACATGCCTTCTAAAGTTTTGGTAGAGAAATTTCTTTATGCTTCTTCCATTTATTTGGTTtgaattctttctcattttatatagCCTTTCTTCTTTTGAAGTAAGACTCAAGAGAACCGGATCACAAGACCAAGTACTCTGCAATCCACTTGACACTGGGTAAGGCTGTTTCCATTTCACAAAATGTTTCACGTTAAAAACTTGTTGATAACTTGAAGTATACTTTATTTTGCTTCCTTCTTTGCAGCTATAGCACTTTAAATTAGAAGCTATATTTTGTACTAAaaccatgttattttaaaatgtgaaatataattCATATTGTTCTCTGTTCTGCAACCACAACATTTTGTAATTAAAAGTCGTAACTTCTAGTATGGGGAAAGAATCTCATATGTTAAACCACAAAGAAGAAATTGTACAAGAGCTCATTAATATTTCTACTTGAGTTCTGAACCAGAGTCTTTCTGATAACTATCAAGAAAACTTTGCTAATTATCCTATCCACTGAGTAAGCATAACAGTGATTCTGAATCTCTACTTTCTAAGCTCATGCTTTTATTACGTCATTTTGTTATTGTCTGGGTCCAGGAGATGCATATTGTATTATCTCTGTCTGCCTGTTTTGGGTAAACAAGAAAGAATTATAGCTTAAAATTATAAAGCTGTGCATTCAGCTAGAACAGTGCTTTTCAAATTCTTGGACAAGTTATAGTAGAATTACTTGGGTACTCAAAAATACAAAATGCTGGACTCTATCAagaccttttgtttttttttttgttgtttttttttttaaataaatttttattaatggtaatgggatgacattaataaatcagggtacatatattcaaagaaaacatgtctaggttattttgtcattaaattatgttgcatacccctcgcccaaagtcagattgtccttcgccaccctctatctagttctctgtgcccctccccctccccctaactctccccctgtcctccctccccccacccctggtaaccaccacactcttgtccatgtctcttagtctcatttttatgttccaccaatgtatggaatcatgtagttcttgtttttttctgatttacttatttcactccttataatgttatcaagatcccaccattttgctgtaaatgatctgatgtcatcgtttcttatggctatCAAGACCTTTTGAATAAAACTCTGAGATTAGGACCTAGAAATCTAGTTTCATGAAGAGCTCTAGTCTAGATGATTCTAATGCATGCCAAGTTTAGAGTCCCACAGCTCTAGGTATATTAGGGACACAAATGTCCCAAAGAATCTAATAAAATAGAGTCCCTGGCACACCATTGCACTCTTTCCCACATCTGCCAGCATGTATACCAATTTAATCCTTAATAATCATGTGCAGTAAGTAGTAAGGACAAGTTTTTGAATTTGAGATATTATAAACCACTTGTTCAATTTTTACTCTTATATTGTGTTACATTATCCCCTTCATCTCATGCTCCATTAAgcattgttatttcttttatctcttctctATTTGTAATTGCTTACCTTCTACTatagcaaaataattttctttttcttttccttattctaGTATCTTCCATACTGTTCCATTTAAACAACGGGTTCAAGTATCCTTGGGAAAGTCTGCTGGAGGAGAACAGGCCACACAAGCTGTAAACACTTTGTAGTTCTAAGACAAAGATTTTGGTAAGAGTGTTTATTTTGGTAGGAACTGCCTTGGCAGTGAAAAGAATAGCCATACACCTCAGTCTCTGATAATAACCTTTTAGCACACAAATCTAAATCATAATGGATGCCGAATATGTCTTATGCAATTGGAAAGACCAGTTATGGCCAGCAAAAGTTTTGTCCAGATCTGACACTTCAtcaaataataagagaaaaaagacattttcccTAGAAGTTCAAATACTCTCACTAGATGAAAAAATTAAAGTGGAAAGCACGGAAACAAAGATCCTAAATAAATCTCAAATTGAAGCCATTGCCTCCTCAATAGCAGCACAGAAAGAGGGCAGTTATCCTCCAAGAGAGGAAACAGCCTATGAAAGGTCACTAAAAGTGGCACTGGATATTCTGAATGAGAGATCATATTTGATTCAAGCAAGCATTTCAGATGAAGAAGAGACCACTACACTGTCTCAAAATATACCACAAAAGTTTTCTGATTCACCTCCTCATAAAAGGTATCGGGAGCATGAAAAAGACTTATCAGAGTGTCCTGACGAAAATGAAAATCCAACATTCATGTTAATATCTTCAGACAGTGATGATTCCCTGTATGATGATAAGTCACAGGTGCTTGCAGCAACCACTGATACTATTCCAAGTGAGATGGAAACAAAGTCATCACAAAACTCCAGCTGGGGCCAAACTTCCCCTTCACTTTCAGACGAAGATATAAAAGATAGCAAGATAAAGATTGAAATCTCAACAATTATGCCTTTGCATTCCACAATCAAAGAGGAAGATGTTGATGTTAAAGAAGAGAAGTTCACTGCAACTTGGACATCAGCTAACTTACTTGTGCTCAAAACTTTGAAAGAGGAAGCAGAGGACACCTACCCAGAGACCTTGGCTATTTCCTCTGCATGCTCTACTTTTGCAGAGAATATTGAGGATCCTGGAGAGGGTCCCTCAAATTCATGCTTATATTCCAACCAGAATCAACATGTAGAATCAGAGATGGGTACTACAACATCCTCCAGGCTCTGTTCATGGGAAAGTCAAGTTTCATTTAATGCTTCTAACCATGTCATGGACAATTCACTTCTTGCAAATAATGAAAGAAGCCTTCAGGATCTGGATTTTGAAGAATATGAAGAACTTCAAGCTTCTGACAAGTCTGTGCCTCTAAATTCTATTGATATTTCAGCATTAGATGACGATGAGGAAGATGAAGTACTCCCACgcattcttttccattttgagcCACCACCATTTGAAACAGGAATGATAGTCtggtttaaatataaaaaatatccatTTTGGCCAGCAGTGGTGAAAAGTATTAGgcgaaaagagaaaaaagcaagtgTGCTTTTTGTTGAGGCAAACATGAATTCTGAAAAGAAAGGCATTAGAGTGCCTTTGAGAAGATTAAAGAAATATGATTGTAAAGAGAAACAAGCACTAGTGGATAAAGCCAGAGAGGATTACAGTGAGGGTATCGACTGGTGCATTTCACTGATTTGTGATTACAGAGTTAGAATAGGTTGTGGTTCTTTTACAGGGTCTTTCCTTGAGTACTATGCTGCTGACATTAGTTATCCAGTCAGGAAAGTAATCAGAAAGGATACCTTCAGGAACTTATTTCCAAAGTTGGAGAATGAAGATTCTATGGTACCTTTGGCCATGACTTCCCAGACCAAGAGAATGTCCTTCCAAAACTTTCTCCCTGACCGAATGAAGGCAGCTCGGGACCGAGCCAACAAGAACCTAGTGGACTTCATTGTGAATGCAAAAGGAACGGAGAGCCATCTTCTCTCCattttaaatggcacaaaacgGTCCAAGTGGCTGAAATCATATTTGAAAGCAAAATGGTTCAGTCCCTGTATTGAAACATACCTTGAGGATGAAGATCAGTTGGATGAGGTGGTGAAATATTTACAAGAAATTTATAAACAAACAGATGCAAAAATGTTGTCTCTGGTAAatcatgataaaattaaatttatcctaGAAGTTCTTCTGCCAGAAGCAATCATTTGTTCAATTTCTGCTGTTGATGGATTAGATTACAAGGCAGCGGAAGCAAAGTACCTAAAAGGACCATCTTTAGGATACAGGGAAAGAGAGTTATTTGATGCAAAAATCTTATATGAGAAGAGACGGAGACCATTAACAAACGAAGAACACTAACTAAATCACCCAAGTGTCCAAACCATACAGGGAACTTTCAtagattttagtttaaaaaaaaatctaacatattTTCCAGAAATGGGATACTTTTAAGTAATATGttcactttttctattttctttttgcaatCTCTATGATCTGTGAATATTATTACATCCACGTTTTCTCTCTTATGCTTCTTCAAAGTcaattttattaacatattttagCAGTTTTACTTTCTCGTACATTTCTAGAATGCATAATTCCTAAATAAGGGaaagtattattttgttttatgacaTAATTTTGTTTCTATGCTGTATAGTTAAATACAGTGTGCACaatcatttatatattaaaattgcaCTAGTATTAGATATGAAGCAAGATGATTAGAAAAAAAGTCTAAGAaatgttgattatatatttttgcttagTTTTTATAAAGTATTGAGTTTCTTTTAAGATAATTGGATTATTTTTCCTGCCACGcctatttatttttggaaaaaatatttctgagataTAGAACCAAAGATAGAGATGCTTtgctatatattataattaacatTAATTGCTTTTGCAATAAAACAATCTGGaattcaaaaataaagtaaatgggTTACCTGCATGCAGTCTATATGTGTGAGAATAACATCTCAGCATGCAGAGAATAATTTTAGCAGTCTGGAACAGGATTGTTCATTGTGCACTTCCCTGAAATTCCATTTATGGAGTGTCTATTATTCAATAACTGAACACTTTCTCAAACAGACCAGGTTTTGACTGTCTTCATAACTAACAGTAACTGTATCTTAATATAGCTGTCTGACCACATGTGGAAGGCAGCTAGAGTCATTGTATTCATAGCCTGGCTACTCTAGAGTATGAATCCAGGCTGACTGCTTAAGAGTCCATCTAGTTTGATATAAACTGTATAAAATGCAAGCACTTTGTTCTGAGTATTGTATCTTTAAATACAGTCATTTGTTTCAAACCAAGCAGTCTGTCTCATATGGCTTATTAGTAGAATAGTTCCAGTTGGTTCCAATAATATAAATGCTTACTGGTGTCATTCCAggctaaaacaaaaaataaatggacCAGAATTTGTGAATTTGGAAATGAGTCATCGAAAAAGCCACCATTTGGCTGAATATGACAATTATTCAGATATGTTTAAAAGTACAtagttaaaaattaaagtctGAAACCAATGAAAGTTTATTCTAACTTGAAACAAGACTTTAAGGAAAATATGTGTTATAAGGGCTACTTTATTTTAGAaacttgatataaaaataaacagtaaaggCTTTAACATGAACCTGCCTGCATCTTTACACTTAGAGTGAGACACCTGTTACTCTAGCGCTTTTGTTATATGTTCACATGGCCACATGTTTGTGTAAAATTTGTAAGTTTGATGTTTTGATTTGTAACAAAATGATTATATCTTTCATTTTGGATGTTTGCTGCGGACCAGTGTGACTATTTGTAACATAACTGGCGTTTCTCTGATTGGAAATTTTGCTTGTACTTGTCATCATTTTAATGCTTGTTATACGTTATCTGattattctaaataaatattcactttcatggttgattttgtatttttttttaaaaaggcttccaAATTGTATAAGCTTTAGATTCCACAGAACTTTCTCTTGGTCTGCCTGACAAAGATCAAGACTCCTTTTGCATACATCCTATATTAATCCACAGAGCTTCCTCATGATCCTGTGCGGTACTGACAACAGAACGTCACCCCACTATATGTGGAACTCATACCCTGGGCAAAAAACTGCATTTACTCAATAACTTTGTGTCCCCTTGATAGTAATATATTGCCCACCTTCAGCTTTCTCAGTGGAGCCATTTCTGTCCttggttctcattttttttttttactaccttATTTGTATATTCACTCATTCATACATTTGTTAGTCAGGAGAACAAGAAATGTGTGTGGTTTAAAGCTCTGAAATTTAATATGCCAGATTTAAGACGAGTCAAATGACATGGTCAGATTTAAAGTGAACCAGATGACAATCTTAATTTCTGAAAAGACTAGGGTATACTACTTTATCATAATAGTGAGAAATAGTTATTAATCCCATGGACTAActgcttatattttaaaaccaGAACACCAGGCTTTCCCATATTTGTGAGTTATCAGGTGTCTGGTTTGGGGTAAAAGAGGACACTTAATTTCTCCTGGGTTGTCATTTATATCATGGCATATATTGAAATGAGGGGATATGTCTCAGACGTGCATCTATTCTCCACTTTTCATGACTTTGCACTTCTGGTGTAGGAGTGGATGAGTTTGGCTTCCAACTCAGTATGGATTCTGAAATACCTTTCATCCTGAGCAGCTGAGGCTGGCTCTAAGACTGCCTTAATCTGGATCTCTAACCTAAGTTTGTGTGTCTGATGGAAATGCCCGCCTAGCTCACTGAACTAAAGAGATCATCTTTTCCAATCATAAGGCAGACTGCTAGATAGCAGGGTCAAATTCTAAATGTAAGGTTGGCAGAAATGCATGGAAACTATTTACCACATTTAGAGTCATCTATATCAAGATACGTGACCTAATAAGGAAATAGTAGAACTCTGAGACCTATAATAATGATGAGTGTGAAAATCTTGAATGCCTACAATCCTCTGACTCATCAACCAGCCAAAAGCACTCACCTAACCCTTGCTCTTGGAGAGCAATCTCCTTGTTCCTATATATCAGGTAATGAATTCATCTAAGGCAGCTACTACTTCAAAGGACATTGTCATACTCAACATCTAACACATTTTTCATTGATCTCAACTCATGAGAAGGATAAAGTATCATCAcatcccaaaaaacaaaatatattctctGTTTAGGTGGAAAATCCAGAAGGAACTATAAGAACTAGGTAAAATGTACTAGCATGAACTGGGATAATatattttggaatatattttgAGGATGTGAAATTAACAAAAGAAGGGGACAGATTATAAGTGAACATAGGGAAGAAGTTACATGGGTGTACATACCTATAACTGAGGGTTCCATGACCTGGGGCTACCTTAATATTCTGTTAGGTGGCATCTTTAAGCTTGAACAACAGCCTATAGTAAATGAGATGAAGACGCTGGAACATCTTTGCCAGAGTACTTAGGAATTGGTGAGGAAGTCAAATGAATGAAGATATTAGAAATGATTTATTGCATGAGACAAGAGAACCTATCTCTAAACTACTTTCTCTTAGGAGGCAGAGAAAATACTACTATAATAGTGAGCTTTTGAGAAGCTCAGTGTTATCTCTCCTATTTTACAAACCATAATAGGAAATAAActgtttaatagaaaaaaatgataagattCCAGAATGGCAGGGCCCAAGTGGCAACACAAAACCACAGggtcaaattggaaaggaaaggaCTTAGTGAGGTGTTGGATGTCAGGGGTGAGACTCCTGAGTAGTGGAGTGGTAGCACAGTAgaggagctgggatttgagccAAAGTTGTTTAGATTCCATGCTCTTAGCTACTGCATACACTGTGCTATTAGAGGGATTCCAGTATGGTAATGATgcaatctgaattttaaaaagatcattcagaggattccaagatggtgacagagtaggtggtGGATGTTAcaactgccacttcccaggacaAAATTAGATCACAActtaatttgagaaaaataattttgaaaaaccgACTTTGGACTGAACGAAGAGGAGTCTAGaatcaaggatcacagaagaagccacaccaagactggtaggaagggcagagatgcagacaGGGCTGCctcgctcccaggagcaagtggcagcTTAGGGTCCGGAGGTACACTCAGTATTGGGAAGGTCGccttgagaggtgtgggtcctaagccccaggccaggagccacagtctagagccccagagcttagaagaggtgcccacacagcatttggcagtgaaaagagccgggtttcttTCTGAGAGAAAGCTCTTGGGGATGCAAGCTCCATCTAAAAGGGCCAAGGCAAAATATCttattcatagccacttacctggggctccagtggagggagagctgagaggaataGAGTTACATGATaagagaataaagttggaggcccactgtggaggatggccaccagaactgtgctgagtcattctttaatactgcagtggccatctttcttgggtagagcagtcccctctgagtggcatcagcaagggaaaagcaactgctcctctctcaggagtctctcctacctcAGTCATAGTGATGGGTCATTCTGGGAGGCCATGAAGAAGGgagcacatcagtgactcagttttctggtgttgaggccaaagTTTTCCACCACAAGCTTCTGACTCTAAGATTGCCGCTTCCatctcatgggagactcagtagaaactgtccagactgcaggcagaccacatctcttggtctcagaggccacacacaccaGAATCATAGGGCCACATcttactgaagtctgtgaaaaaagtctggactaACTGAAACCTGGGACCAAAGGGCGGAGccatacccaccacccttcctaatacCTGAATTGCCACAGACTTTAGACTTTACTAGAGGTTTATTCAGTGGCTgagtccaacaagcagccagcagacagaagctgcaggaggtgggactcagggaaccttggccttttaatcACACATTTTCCCAGgtccagagtgggtaaaagccagcctaagtgtacagctggtatttccatgtgcatctgagcccagcagaggcagccacgaactctggattgcttgtaatTCCAAGAGGGTTGCTGAgtgccagtcacaggcagtgtctcccactgttctgcaccaggttccttccagggaggcccagggctggcacatccaggtaTCAGACGCAGAAAGACCGGTTCAGGACCTAATAATCCTTGTTAGAGTTGTgtcctaaggaaaggctccttACACCTGGCCTAGCCGAAGCAAGTCCACTCTCTGTAATCagcaacagaacagcagctcatgtgcattggagagggtggagcttcacagtcagccagcctgggtgctggacatcctgccctgctgggttagattccacagggggaagggagggatgcttgcagcatggacatttaacatgtgggaCCCTGTGAGTCTATTATTGGATCTTgccgaggggcttagccaccttcatgGGGGcacagtcttcctccctgagaccaaggtctcagcagctgtaagaacttctgaaaagggaactgttggccacactcggTCTGAACCTGATACTAACCTTGTTGGGgataataaaaatttgattatCTAGCAGGGGTTGAGGGATTAAACTCTAGAGTTGGGACCACATTCCCCAGACTGAGTTCCTAACCAAGAGACACCTGAAGTTGGGGCTCCCACTAACGTTAAATTCACAGCCTCAGCTGCCCTAATGCAACaatcatgaaacctgtataattacattaactagtgtcaccctataaataaataaataaataaataaataaataaataaataaataaataaataaaattatacaaaaatctttgaacacaataagaaaataaactattcaacataaaatgaaatcacaaaactcaataataatataaaaaacaacataagataggaaaaatatttcagtagacattttcttaaagaagatatacaactAGCAAATCTGTGCATAAAAAACATGTTTAACATCATTaattagaaaaacataaaacaataacTTACCACCacatacctatcagaatggctaaaattaaaaatattaatcatatCATATACTAGTGAGAATATGTAGAAACTGGAACTGTCACAAACTTCTGATAGGAATATAACATGGTAGAGACACATTGAAATAAAGTTTGACTGTATCTTTAAAAGTTAAACACATACCTACCATACGATCTAGACATTCCACTATTAGATATTTACCCAAGAGGAATGAAACATATGTCCATAGAAAgatttgtacacaaatgtttacagaaattgtatttaaatttagGACAAACTGTAAATGTGAGCAATCCAAATGTCTATGAAGAAGTAAATGGATAAACCACAAACTGTGATATATTTACATCTATACCAATACCTACACCTTCATCTACATCTGTTTGTATACTTACCTATTTATAGATATACTTTATTgatgaaaatgaatttttatacatggaacaaaatagataaatatcaaaataattataGGAGAAGAAGAACCCaagcaaagaaaatatatattgcttCATTATATTAATATGAAATCATAAGAAATGTAAAGCTTATGGATGCCTTTGGTCCAAGAGAGGCATTTCAAGGAGTGGAAACAGAGAGtgatttcaaggggaaaaaaaggaagtttttAAGAACAACTGAAATTCTATTATCTTGAGAGtggttatttgtttattgtttctaatagtttttcgaGGAAGTATTTGGGGTTTTCTAAACACAGGCTCATGTCTTCTGCAAAAAATGGTACCTTTACCTCTTTCctgatataaatgccttttatttatttttcttgcctgattgctttggctgaaacttccagtattatgttgaataagagtggaaagagtggacagccttgtctttttcctcattttagaggaaaaaccttcattttttctcctcttggtatattagctgatggtttgtcatatacgacctgtattatgttgaggtattatTGTTGTATAACCATttaattgagtgttttaaacataaatggatgttgtatcttatcaatgctttttctgcatctattggtaagatcatataatttttgttctttgttttgttgttgtgtgTATTATGTTGTTCAATTTAGATATGTTGAACAACCCTTCTGctcctagaatgaatcccacttgatcatgatgtattattttttaatgtattgttgtatatgatttactagtattttgttcacaatttttgaatctgtattcattagagacattggtctgtagtttttgttttttgtgttgttcttcgCATGTTTTcatatgaaggttatgttggcttcataaaatgtgttagggagtattgtttcttcttttactttttggaagactttgagaaggataggtaccaaatcttctttgaatgtttggtagaatttgctaaTGTAGCCACctggtcctagacttttattttcaagaaggttttttaatagttgtttttatttcttttctgcttatgGGACTATTTagattttcctcttctttgtgactcagtctagaaagattgtatatttctaggaacttatctatttcttctaggtcagtggtagtcaacatggtccctaccgcccactagtgggcattccagctttcatggtgggtggtagcagagtaaacaatatataattaaaaagataaattaaa from Saccopteryx leptura isolate mSacLep1 chromosome X, mSacLep1_pri_phased_curated, whole genome shotgun sequence includes:
- the PWWP3B gene encoding PWWP domain-containing DNA repair factor 3B, producing MDAEYVLCNWKDQLWPAKVLSRSDTSSNNKRKKTFSLEVQILSLDEKIKVESTETKILNKSQIEAIASSIAAQKEGSYPPREETAYERSLKVALDILNERSYLIQASISDEEETTTLSQNIPQKFSDSPPHKRYREHEKDLSECPDENENPTFMLISSDSDDSLYDDKSQVLAATTDTIPSEMETKSSQNSSWGQTSPSLSDEDIKDSKIKIEISTIMPLHSTIKEEDVDVKEEKFTATWTSANLLVLKTLKEEAEDTYPETLAISSACSTFAENIEDPGEGPSNSCLYSNQNQHVESEMGTTTSSRLCSWESQVSFNASNHVMDNSLLANNERSLQDLDFEEYEELQASDKSVPLNSIDISALDDDEEDEVLPRILFHFEPPPFETGMIVWFKYKKYPFWPAVVKSIRRKEKKASVLFVEANMNSEKKGIRVPLRRLKKYDCKEKQALVDKAREDYSEGIDWCISLICDYRVRIGCGSFTGSFLEYYAADISYPVRKVIRKDTFRNLFPKLENEDSMVPLAMTSQTKRMSFQNFLPDRMKAARDRANKNLVDFIVNAKGTESHLLSILNGTKRSKWLKSYLKAKWFSPCIETYLEDEDQLDEVVKYLQEIYKQTDAKMLSLVNHDKIKFILEVLLPEAIICSISAVDGLDYKAAEAKYLKGPSLGYRERELFDAKILYEKRRRPLTNEEH